The Skermanella rosea sequence GCGAGCGCGGCGAGCGCCGCCGTGTCGGCACGCAGGATCCTTGGCCCCAGCCCGACCGGAACAACAAATGGCAGTTTCAGCAACCCGTCAAGCTCATCCTTGGCGAAGCCCCCTTCCGGACCGGTCAGGATCGCCGCCGGGCCGGGTGCCAACTCCGCGACGGCGCTGGCGATCGGCCTGACCGGACCGGCTTCGGCGCATAGCAGGATCACGCGTTCCGCCGGCCAGTCGCGCATCGCTTGGTCGAGCCGGGCCGGCTCCCTCAGCTCCGGAACGGTCAGCCGCTCGCACTGCTCCGCCGCCTCGACCGCGTTGGCGCGCAGCCGGTCGACATTGACGCGGGCCACGTCGGTATGGCGCGTCAGCACCGGCCAGACCAGCGCCGCGCCGAGTTCCGCCGCCTTTTCCGCGACGAAGTCGATGCGCGCCCGCTTGATCGGAGCGAACAGCAGCCACAGGTCGGGTTCCGGGGCCTGGGGCCGGCGCAGCGCCTCCACCGCCAGGCTGCACCAGCCCTTGCCGAAGCCGTCGATTCGGGCGGCCCATTCGCCGTCGCGGCCGTTGAACAGCGCGACCCGGTCGCCGCGGTCGAGCCGAAGCACATGGCGCAGGTAATGCGCCCGCTCGTGGCCGAGGCCGACGGTGGCCCCGCCGGACAGGGGCTCCCCGACATAGAGGCGGGTCCGCAGCGGTTCGCGGTCGGTATCGGTCTCCATGGTCTCCATCGATGGTCGGGCGGGATCAGGTCAGGTTTCGAGGAAGTCGAGCAATGCGGCGGTGAACTCCTCCGGCCGCTCCTCGGGGATATAGTGTCCGCAGTCGAGCGCCTGGCCGCGCACGTCCAGCGCCACTTCCCGCCAGGTCGCCAGCACGTCGAAGCAGCGGTCCATGGTGGCCCGCGCGCCCCACAGGGCCAGCAGCGGGCACGATACCTTCACCCCGGCTGCGCGGTCGGCCCGGTCGTGCTCCAGGTCGATCGTCGCCGCAGCGCGGTAGTCCTCGCACATGGCATGGATCGCGGCGGGGTTCCGGAAGCACCGGATATACTCGGCCATGACTTCCGGCGTGAAGTGGGCGGTGCCGACGCCCCACATGCTGGTCTTGCGCCGCAGGTAGAATTCCGGGTCCAGGCCGATCATGTGCTCCGGCAGCGGATGGGGCTGGATCAGGAAGAACCAGTGGTAGTACGCGGTGGCGAGCTGCTGGTCGACGCTCTGGAATGTGGTCAGCGTCGGCACGATGTCGAGCACCGCC is a genomic window containing:
- a CDS encoding 16S rRNA (uracil(1498)-N(3))-methyltransferase, yielding METDTDREPLRTRLYVGEPLSGGATVGLGHERAHYLRHVLRLDRGDRVALFNGRDGEWAARIDGFGKGWCSLAVEALRRPQAPEPDLWLLFAPIKRARIDFVAEKAAELGAALVWPVLTRHTDVARVNVDRLRANAVEAAEQCERLTVPELREPARLDQAMRDWPAERVILLCAEAGPVRPIASAVAELAPGPAAILTGPEGGFAKDELDGLLKLPFVVPVGLGPRILRADTAALAALACWQALAGDWAAGGADVRPPFRSPASRNQEPG
- a CDS encoding alpha/beta fold hydrolase, with protein sequence MFEGFTRRRIATSGAEINLVVGGDGPPLLLLHGFPQNHVIWHKVAGALAERFTVVATDLRGYGDSEKVPTTEDHSSYSKREMARDQVEVMRILGFERFQVVGHDRGGRVAHRMAIDHAARVRRLAVLDIVPTLTTFQSVDQQLATAYYHWFFLIQPHPLPEHMIGLDPEFYLRRKTSMWGVGTAHFTPEVMAEYIRCFRNPAAIHAMCEDYRAAATIDLEHDRADRAAGVKVSCPLLALWGARATMDRCFDVLATWREVALDVRGQALDCGHYIPEERPEEFTAALLDFLET